A genome region from Corynebacterium uberis includes the following:
- a CDS encoding DUF1707 SHOCT-like domain-containing protein — protein MDRPAFASRPQPAHDVGILLSDAERANAMSALGHAFSQGRLTIDEYDSRCQKIAQARTRGDVEKHFVDLPEDWRRVATASSAVSRLYTAEEITQARQRGSHPRLALMLLTSIGALGAMIASNQPLVLLIIPALWVILYVAKIGPAQWHAPSESAIRREQARRIRAETNLRLERDRAQRKEIRNELTNRLYGYTQELLDRRGK, from the coding sequence ATGGACCGCCCTGCTTTTGCCTCTCGCCCGCAGCCAGCGCACGATGTTGGCATCCTGCTGAGCGATGCCGAACGCGCCAACGCCATGAGCGCCCTGGGGCACGCGTTTTCGCAGGGGCGGCTGACCATCGATGAATATGATTCCCGATGCCAGAAGATTGCGCAGGCGCGCACCCGCGGGGACGTCGAGAAGCATTTTGTGGACCTGCCGGAAGATTGGCGCCGGGTGGCCACCGCTTCTTCGGCGGTGAGTCGGCTGTATACGGCGGAGGAGATTACGCAGGCCCGGCAGCGCGGATCGCACCCGCGGCTGGCGCTGATGCTGCTGACGTCGATTGGGGCGCTGGGGGCGATGATTGCTAGCAACCAGCCGCTGGTTTTGCTCATTATTCCGGCGCTGTGGGTCATTCTTTATGTTGCAAAGATTGGGCCTGCGCAGTGGCATGCACCCAGCGAATCGGCAATTCGGCGCGAGCAGGCGCGCCGCATTCGCGCGGAGACGAATCTGCGTCTTGAGCGTGATCGCGCCCAGCGCAAGGAAATCCGCAACGAATTGACTAATCGGCTGTACGGCTACACCCAGGAATTGCTGGACCGGCGGGGCAAGTAA
- a CDS encoding cation:proton antiporter: MAVAVLAPLLSHLTFNRVPAVVFLLIGGMAIGPTGWELADNGPSIHMLSELGLGFLFLLAGFEINPSDLRSRQGRRGWVTWLCCLAASFLGAWVITGFDDPGTSTVLAIAVTSTALGTLMPILKQRGLIGTKLGDAVMVHGAIGELGPVLAIALLLSARSTWASLVILVLFYAIALGIALTPKAVSFLLPWTKRAMQENAGATNQSVIRLVTLVLGTLMAVAAVFELDVVLGAFAAGFIARALVPEDLREMFEFGLNIVGYGVFIPVFFVTSGMKVNLDVVRENPALLAWMLPLILLTRGLPVFLRELSSKAGSGLTTWSERIQLGLYSATGLPIIVAVTSVATESNLLSEKTASLLVAGGALTVLVFPLAASLLPNPPSQSGEAGTADQAQGQAAHAQDQPQGDPQDGAQGAAGGVAKRDGQAGAQKRRPRVI, translated from the coding sequence ATGGCCGTTGCTGTGCTCGCGCCGCTGCTGTCTCACCTCACATTCAACCGGGTGCCTGCCGTGGTGTTCCTGCTCATCGGCGGCATGGCCATCGGCCCCACCGGGTGGGAATTGGCGGACAACGGCCCCAGCATCCATATGCTGTCCGAGCTCGGTTTGGGCTTTTTGTTCCTGCTCGCGGGGTTTGAGATTAACCCTTCCGATTTGCGCAGTAGGCAGGGCCGCCGCGGCTGGGTCACCTGGCTGTGCTGCCTGGCCGCCAGTTTCCTTGGCGCGTGGGTGATCACCGGTTTCGACGACCCCGGAACGTCCACCGTCCTGGCCATCGCGGTGACGTCGACGGCCCTGGGCACCCTCATGCCCATTCTCAAGCAGCGCGGGCTCATTGGTACCAAGCTTGGCGACGCCGTCATGGTCCACGGTGCCATCGGCGAGCTGGGTCCCGTGCTCGCCATCGCGCTGCTGCTCAGCGCGCGCTCCACGTGGGCATCGCTGGTCATCCTCGTGCTGTTCTACGCCATCGCGCTGGGCATCGCGTTGACGCCAAAGGCGGTGTCTTTCCTGCTGCCCTGGACCAAGCGGGCCATGCAGGAAAACGCCGGGGCCACCAACCAGTCCGTTATTCGCCTGGTCACCCTGGTGCTGGGCACGCTCATGGCGGTGGCGGCGGTCTTTGAATTGGACGTGGTGCTCGGCGCATTTGCTGCCGGGTTCATCGCCCGTGCACTCGTGCCGGAAGACCTGCGCGAGATGTTTGAATTTGGGCTCAATATCGTGGGCTACGGTGTGTTTATTCCGGTGTTCTTTGTCACCTCCGGAATGAAGGTCAACCTGGATGTTGTGCGCGAGAATCCGGCCCTTCTGGCGTGGATGCTGCCGCTGATTCTGCTCACCCGCGGTTTGCCGGTGTTCCTCCGGGAGCTGTCCAGCAAGGCCGGTTCGGGGCTAACCACCTGGTCGGAGCGGATCCAGCTGGGGCTGTATTCCGCCACCGGCCTGCCGATCATTGTGGCGGTAACCTCCGTGGCCACGGAGTCGAACCTGCTGAGCGAGAAGACGGCGTCGCTGCTCGTCGCGGGTGGCGCGCTGACGGTGTTGGTCTTCCCGCTGGCGGCGTCGCTGCTGCCTAATCCGCCCAGCCAGTCCGGCGAGGCGGGCACGGCCGACCAGGCCCAGGGCCAGGCAGCCCACGCTCAAGACCAGCCGCAGGGGGACCCGCAGGATGGCGCCCAGGGTGCGGCGGGGGGCGTCGCAAAGCGGGATGGTCAGGCGGGCGCGCAGAAGCGGCGACCGCGGGTGATATGA
- a CDS encoding (Fe-S)-binding protein: MHPEALPDLPTTTTLVLGFLGVVLSLPAWALFARGAWRIWRLISSGAASPGRFTHPVRRVALMLLEVFGHTGMFAKPAVAIAHWCVMVGFLFGSIVWFEAYIQTFNPAGGWPWVSQLGAYHLAEEILAVVTVVGICLLIVVRLRAGHRQRSSRFSGSNATAARIIEAIVFTEGAGMLLVKASKIATFGHGSPWTDPVSMQLARLLPASPTLVSCFALLKLLVGMVFLIMVGHNLNWGVAWHRFLAFFTITLKRSDRGQKSLGPLPPMRNAAGDALTLETVADSDTLGVGTLTDAPWKMLLDSVTCTECGRCQELCPAWNTGKPLSPKLLMTSLRDVALDNERYLRDPALFAADTSEAGVDVLGLVGAGKAIEPDVLWACTNCGACVDQCPVDIEHIDHVANLRRFEVLSASQFPTELGGLFKNLEVKGNPWGRNSAERATWIEEARRDGIEVPVFGEDITDFTDTEYLFWVGCAGAFDDAGRATTRAVVELLHTAGVKFAVLSKGETCTGDPARRAGNEFLFQMLAAQNIETLDGVFEGVPQGQRKIITTCPHCFNTLRNEYPDFDGHFDVFHHTQLLNRLVREGLLTPVPRGPENRQPVTYHDPCFLGRHNKIFDPPRELLGATGIDLIEMDRTKNEAFCCGAGGARMFMEEKTGQRINEFRSQQALDTGATTVAVGCPFCNTMMTGGIKNLTDTPAQRPAVRDVATMLRDSILIDGALPTPRTKTFLELPIRPATHTANTSPTTPPRDEPTTPDSGNAGQATRDAEAAPAPGGAVPTPGGAVPTPGGAVPTPGGAVPTPGGAVPTPGGAVPTPGGAVPTPGGAVPTPGGAVPTPGNAVPKPGGAVPTPGSAVPTPGNAVPKPGGAVPKPGGAVPTPGGAVPTPGSAVPTPGSAVPTPGSAVPTPGSAVPTPGSAVPTPGNAVPKPGGAVPTPGGAVPTPGSAVPTPGSAVPTPGNAVPKPGGAVPTPGNAVPTPGNAVPTPGSAVPTPGGAVPKPGSAVPTPGSAVPTPGSAVPKPGSAVPTPGSAVPTPGNAVPKPGGAVPTPGNAVPTPGNAVPTPGSAVPTPGSAVPKPGSAVPTPGSAVPKPGSAVPTPGSAVPTPGNAVPKPGGAVPTPGNAVPTPGNAVPTPGSAVPTPGGAVPKPGSAVPTPGSAVPTPGSAVPKPGSAVPKPGNAVPKPGNAVPKPPMPPA, translated from the coding sequence ATGCACCCAGAAGCTCTGCCCGACTTGCCCACCACCACGACGCTGGTGCTGGGCTTCCTGGGCGTGGTGCTGTCCCTGCCCGCCTGGGCGCTGTTTGCGCGTGGCGCGTGGCGCATCTGGCGGCTGATCTCCTCCGGTGCCGCCAGTCCTGGGCGCTTCACACATCCTGTCCGGCGTGTGGCGCTGATGCTCCTGGAGGTCTTTGGCCACACTGGCATGTTTGCCAAACCCGCCGTGGCTATTGCGCACTGGTGTGTGATGGTGGGTTTCCTTTTCGGCTCGATCGTCTGGTTTGAGGCCTACATCCAAACCTTCAACCCTGCGGGCGGCTGGCCCTGGGTCTCTCAGCTGGGCGCTTATCATCTGGCCGAGGAGATCCTGGCCGTGGTCACCGTGGTGGGTATTTGCCTGCTCATCGTGGTGCGGCTGCGCGCAGGTCACCGCCAGCGCTCGAGCCGTTTCTCCGGGTCGAACGCCACCGCGGCCCGGATCATTGAGGCCATCGTGTTTACTGAGGGCGCCGGGATGCTGCTGGTCAAGGCCTCAAAGATCGCTACTTTTGGCCACGGCAGCCCCTGGACCGATCCGGTGAGCATGCAGCTGGCCCGCCTGCTTCCCGCCAGCCCCACCCTGGTCAGTTGCTTCGCGTTGCTCAAGCTGCTGGTGGGCATGGTCTTCCTGATTATGGTGGGCCACAACCTCAATTGGGGGGTGGCCTGGCACCGCTTCCTCGCATTTTTTACCATCACGCTCAAGCGCTCTGACCGGGGGCAGAAGTCCCTGGGCCCGCTGCCTCCCATGCGCAACGCGGCGGGGGACGCGCTGACGCTGGAGACGGTTGCAGACAGTGACACTCTGGGCGTCGGCACGCTAACGGATGCGCCCTGGAAGATGCTGCTCGACTCCGTGACCTGCACGGAGTGCGGCCGCTGCCAGGAGCTGTGCCCCGCGTGGAACACGGGCAAGCCGCTGTCGCCGAAGCTGCTGATGACGTCGCTTCGCGACGTCGCCCTCGACAACGAGCGCTACCTGCGCGACCCCGCACTCTTCGCCGCCGACACCAGCGAGGCCGGCGTGGACGTCCTGGGGCTCGTCGGCGCCGGCAAGGCCATTGAGCCGGACGTGCTGTGGGCCTGCACCAACTGCGGGGCCTGCGTAGACCAATGCCCCGTGGACATCGAACACATCGACCACGTGGCCAACCTCCGCCGCTTCGAGGTCCTGTCCGCATCACAATTCCCCACCGAACTCGGCGGCCTGTTTAAAAACCTGGAGGTCAAAGGCAACCCCTGGGGCCGAAACTCGGCCGAGCGCGCCACCTGGATCGAGGAGGCCCGCCGCGACGGCATTGAGGTGCCCGTCTTCGGCGAAGACATCACCGACTTCACCGACACCGAATATCTCTTCTGGGTCGGCTGCGCCGGCGCTTTCGACGACGCCGGGCGCGCCACCACCCGCGCCGTAGTGGAACTACTCCACACAGCGGGCGTGAAATTCGCCGTCCTTTCCAAAGGCGAAACCTGTACCGGCGATCCCGCCCGGCGCGCGGGCAACGAATTCCTTTTCCAAATGCTCGCCGCGCAAAACATCGAAACGCTCGACGGGGTTTTCGAAGGCGTTCCCCAAGGGCAACGCAAAATCATTACCACCTGCCCCCACTGCTTTAATACCCTGCGCAACGAATACCCCGATTTTGACGGCCACTTTGACGTCTTCCACCACACCCAACTTCTCAACCGGCTCGTGCGCGAAGGCCTCCTCACCCCCGTGCCGCGTGGCCCGGAAAACCGCCAACCCGTCACCTACCACGACCCCTGCTTCCTCGGCCGCCACAACAAAATCTTCGACCCGCCACGAGAATTGCTCGGCGCCACCGGCATCGACCTCATCGAAATGGATCGCACCAAAAATGAGGCCTTCTGTTGCGGCGCCGGCGGGGCACGCATGTTCATGGAAGAAAAAACCGGCCAGCGGATCAACGAATTCCGCAGCCAACAAGCCCTCGACACCGGCGCCACCACCGTCGCCGTGGGCTGCCCCTTCTGCAACACAATGATGACAGGCGGCATCAAAAACCTCACCGACACCCCCGCACAGCGCCCCGCTGTCCGCGACGTCGCCACCATGCTGCGCGACTCCATACTTATCGACGGCGCTCTTCCCACACCCCGCACTAAAACCTTCCTCGAGCTGCCCATCCGCCCCGCCACGCACACCGCCAACACCAGCCCAACCACGCCACCCCGCGACGAGCCGACAACCCCCGACTCCGGAAACGCCGGCCAAGCTACGCGGGATGCCGAAGCCGCCCCCGCACCCGGCGGTGCAGTGCCGACGCCTGGCGGGGCTGTGCCGACACCCGGCGGGGCTGTGCCGACACCCGGCGGGGCTGTACCGACACCCGGTGGCGCAGTGCCGACACCCGGTGGTGCTGTGCCGACACCCGGTGGTGCTGTGCCGACACCCGGTGGTGCTGTGCCGACACCCGGTGGTGCTGTGCCGACGCCCGGCAACGCTGTTCCCAAGCCTGGCGGTGCTGTGCCGACACCCGGTAGTGCGGTGCCGACGCCCGGCAACGCTGTTCCCAAGCCTGGCGGTGCCGTTCCCAAACCTGGCGGTGCCGTACCAACACCTGGCGGTGCCGTACCAACACCTGGCAGTGCCGTACCAACACCTGGCAGCGCTGTACCAACACCCGGCAGCGCTGTACCAACACCCGGCAGCGCTGTACCAACACCCGGCAGCGCAGTACCGACACCAGGCAACGCCGTTCCCAAACCTGGCGGTGCCGTACCAACACCTGGCGGTGCCGTACCAACACCCGGCAGCGCTGTACCAACACCCGGCAGCGCAGTACCGACACCCGGCAACGCCGTTCCCAAACCAGGCGGAGCTGTACCAACACCCGGCAACGCGGTGCCAACACCCGGCAATGCGGTACCGACGCCTGGTAGTGCGGTGCCAACGCCAGGCGGTGCTGTACCAAAACCAGGCAGCGCCGTACCGACGCCTGGCAGCGCCGTACCGACGCCTGGCAGCGCTGTTCCTAAACCAGGCAGCGCTGTACCAACACCAGGCAGCGCAGTACCGACACCCGGCAACGCCGTTCCCAAACCAGGCGGAGCTGTACCAACACCCGGCAACGCGGTGCCAACACCCGGCAATGCGGTACCGACGCCTGGCAGCGCCGTACCGACGCCTGGCAGCGCTGTTCCTAAACCAGGCAGCGCCGTACCGACGCCTGGCAGCGCTGTTCCTAAACCAGGCAGCGCTGTACCAACACCAGGCAGCGCAGTACCGACACCCGGCAACGCCGTTCCCAAACCAGGCGGAGCTGTACCAACACCCGGCAACGCGGTGCCAACACCCGGCAATGCGGTACCGACGCCTGGTAGTGCGGTGCCAACGCCAGGCGGTGCTGTACCAAAACCAGGCAGCGCCGTACCGACGCCTGGCAGCGCCGTACCGACGCCTGGCAGCGCTGTTCCTAAACCAGGCAGCGCCGTACCAAAACCAGGCAACGCCGTACCAAAACCAGGCAACGCCGTACCGAAACCGCCGATGCCGCCCGCCTGA